The Pleuronectes platessa chromosome 13, fPlePla1.1, whole genome shotgun sequence genome includes a window with the following:
- the chmp5a gene encoding charged multivesicular body protein 5, with translation MNRIFGRGKPNAPPPNLSECIGTVDARSESMEKKIGRLDAELLKYKDQMKKMRDGPSKNMVKQKALRVLKQKRMYEGQREQLAQQSFNMEQANYTIQTLKDTKNTVEAMKIGAKEMKRAYKDVKVDQIDDLQDQLGDMMEDANEVQEALSRNYGTPEIDEEDLEAELDALGDELLLDDDNSYLDEASAAPSIPEGIPSDSKTNKDGVLVDEFGLPQIPAT, from the exons ATGAACCGAATATTTGGACGCGGGAAACCGAATGCACCTCCTCCCAACCTGTCGGAATGTATTGGCACT GTGGACGCCAGGTCCGAGTCCATGGAGAAGAAGATTGGCCGACTGGACGCTGAGCTCCTCAAGTACAAGGatcagatgaagaagatgagagaTGGGCCCTCCAAG AACATGGTGAAACAGAAGGCGCTGAGAGTGCTGAAGCAGAAGAGAAT GTATGAAGGTCAGAGGGAGCAGCTGGCTCAGCAGTCTTTCAACATGGAGCAGGCGAACTACACGATCCAGACCCTAAAGGACACTAAAAATACA GTGGAGGCCATGAAGATCGGTGCAAAGGAAATGAAGAGGGCTTACAAGGACGTCAAAGTGGATCAGATTGAT GATTTACAGGATCAACTGGGGGACATGATGGAAGATGCCAACGAGGTCCAAGAGGCCCTGAGCCGCAACTACGGCACTCCAGAGATAGACGAGGAGGATCTGGAAGCAG AGCTGGACGCGCTGGGtgatgagctgctgctggatgatGACAACTCCTACCTGGATGAGGCTTCGGCTGCTCCGTCGATCCCTGAGGGAATCCCCAGTGACAGCAAGACAAACAAG gacGGAGTGTTGGTGGATGAGTTCGGCCTCCCACAGATTCCTGCCACATAA